A single Sutterella megalosphaeroides DNA region contains:
- a CDS encoding fimbrial protein: MCKLTLPPPSVLSLGLVTVLGLGSAVAQAAASETHTVDFTGRIYQSGCQIDNDNSDKTVNLGVASVAFLQNEDNKTVEKDFKLKITSCKLLSNADAEYEAGAIPLELVQLTFEDKKSDATGSKDPNALTAVKADAEGESAQVGIHIKLNQKELTFNSGSSKAKLSEYSITPGESAEVGTTVPFTAWFQGIKDAEPVAGNFKGQMTVGFEYL, encoded by the coding sequence ATGTGTAAACTTACCCTCCCCCCCCCCTCGGTTCTTTCTCTCGGCCTTGTGACCGTGCTCGGTCTCGGCAGCGCCGTTGCGCAAGCCGCAGCCTCTGAAACGCACACCGTCGACTTTACGGGTCGCATTTATCAGTCCGGTTGTCAGATTGACAACGACAACTCGGACAAGACCGTCAACCTCGGTGTGGCCAGCGTGGCCTTCCTGCAGAATGAGGACAACAAAACGGTCGAAAAGGACTTCAAGCTCAAGATCACCTCGTGCAAGCTCCTTTCCAATGCGGACGCAGAATACGAAGCGGGCGCCATTCCGCTTGAACTCGTCCAGCTGACGTTCGAAGATAAGAAATCGGACGCCACGGGTTCGAAAGACCCCAATGCCCTTACGGCTGTCAAAGCTGATGCCGAAGGCGAATCCGCCCAGGTGGGCATCCACATCAAGCTCAACCAAAAGGAGCTGACTTTCAATAGCGGCAGCTCCAAAGCGAAATTGAGCGAATACAGCATCACCCCGGGTGAGAGTGCCGAAGTCGGCACGACCGTTCCCTTCACGGCCTGGTTCCAGGGGATCAAGGATGCGGAACCCGTCGCCGGCAACTTCAAGGGCCAGATGACCGTCGGCTTCGAATACCTCTAA
- a CDS encoding radical SAM protein, with amino-acid sequence MTTETTTEIDSGTFALDAPTLPALREALARRGAKPEHVRRILLAWMGLAPWAADAKCRYPAALTRALPEVRALLESIGRVECSDAETAKLLLAMRAGDFVEAVLLPREGLCVSTQVGCAVGCRFCMTGRSGLVRQLGSLEILAQVREGLRRMPTLAKIKFMGMGEPSHNLRAVLEVLEFLGSAEGLGFAHKALTVSTVGDERLFEALERSPVKPALALSLHTTNDTIRRELLPRAARIPVEKLLDSALRYGDLAKFPVQIEWTLLSGVNDGLDEAARLAGLLKGRRAMVNYIDLNAVEGSDFRPVPEERAQELITVLRRSGTVATLRKSAARTVEGGCGQLRAVRLAGATRSSAKA; translated from the coding sequence ATGACGACCGAGACCACGACCGAGATCGACTCCGGCACATTCGCCCTGGATGCGCCGACGTTGCCCGCCCTGCGGGAGGCGTTGGCGCGCCGGGGTGCAAAGCCCGAACACGTGCGGCGGATTCTGCTTGCGTGGATGGGGCTCGCCCCCTGGGCGGCCGATGCGAAGTGCCGCTACCCGGCCGCTCTCACGCGGGCGTTGCCCGAGGTGCGGGCGCTCTTGGAGTCGATCGGACGAGTCGAATGTTCCGATGCGGAAACCGCCAAGCTTCTCCTTGCGATGCGTGCGGGCGACTTCGTCGAAGCGGTTCTCCTGCCGCGCGAGGGACTCTGTGTCTCGACCCAGGTCGGTTGCGCCGTTGGGTGCCGCTTTTGCATGACGGGGCGCTCGGGTCTCGTGCGCCAGCTCGGCAGTCTTGAAATCCTCGCTCAGGTGCGGGAGGGGCTGCGGCGGATGCCGACGCTCGCGAAAATCAAATTCATGGGCATGGGCGAACCCTCGCACAACCTTCGGGCCGTGCTTGAGGTGCTCGAATTTTTGGGCTCGGCCGAGGGACTCGGCTTCGCACACAAAGCGCTCACCGTTTCGACCGTGGGCGACGAGCGGCTATTCGAGGCGCTCGAACGTTCTCCCGTAAAGCCCGCGCTCGCTTTGAGTCTCCATACGACGAACGACACGATTCGGCGCGAGCTCCTTCCTCGGGCGGCCCGCATTCCGGTCGAGAAGCTACTCGACTCCGCGCTTCGCTACGGAGACCTGGCGAAATTCCCCGTGCAAATCGAATGGACGCTCCTTTCGGGCGTCAACGACGGTCTCGACGAGGCGGCGCGCCTCGCGGGGCTTCTCAAGGGGCGGCGCGCGATGGTGAACTACATCGACCTCAATGCCGTCGAAGGCTCGGACTTCCGTCCCGTACCCGAAGAGCGGGCGCAGGAACTCATCACGGTCTTGAGGCGTTCGGGTACCGTAGCAACTCTGCGAAAGAGCGCAGCCCGAACGGTCGAGGGCGGGTGCGGGCAACTGCGAGCAGTGCGTCTTGCGGGGGCGACGCGGAGCTCCGCGAAAGCGTGA
- a CDS encoding carbon starvation CstA family protein, protein MTGLTMIVITLAALAVGYFGYARWLEKTWGIDPKNPTPAVRLNDGRDFAPASRWTVFAHQFTSITGAGPVTGPIIAAMFGWLPALLWMLAGGIFFGAVQDFTALYASVKNNGRSIGTIIEDYVGRTGRQLFLLFCWLFTLLVIAAFCDMVAGTFNGFAKDGAEIVPNAAAASISLLYMVVAVFFGFFLKYAKPSAGVQFVTGVVLMVAMVAAGIAFPVFADAETWRYVVFAYLFAASVVPMWALKTPRDYLSMFLLIGMILCAVAGVFIENPEIRMPAFTSFEVNGLDMFPILFVTIACGAVSGFHSLVSSGTSSKMVANESDMRLVGYGSMSVEVVLGVVSLIVVCAAATDGALPAGTPFQIFSTSVAGFLTNIFGVPQDIAACILTMCVSALALTSVDAVARIGRMSLQELFMPAKGEAMTPVRKLFTNTVFATTLTLLLGYALCMAGYMSVWPLFGSANQLLSALVLTGLAVFLKATGRKGWMLYGPMAVMLAVTMTALVQQLVKIAEALASGNFVFMVHGLQGILAVALIVLAVLVVYHSILKLREPARVTKEEAAA, encoded by the coding sequence ATGACCGGGCTCACCATGATTGTCATCACGCTCGCGGCTTTGGCTGTCGGGTATTTCGGATACGCACGCTGGCTTGAAAAAACCTGGGGGATCGATCCCAAGAATCCCACGCCCGCCGTGCGTCTCAACGACGGACGCGACTTTGCGCCCGCGTCGCGTTGGACCGTGTTCGCGCACCAGTTCACGTCGATTACCGGGGCGGGCCCCGTCACGGGGCCCATCATCGCGGCGATGTTCGGTTGGTTGCCCGCGCTCCTTTGGATGCTCGCGGGCGGGATCTTCTTCGGCGCCGTGCAGGATTTCACGGCTCTGTACGCCTCGGTGAAGAACAACGGCCGCTCGATCGGCACCATCATCGAAGACTACGTCGGGCGCACGGGTCGGCAGCTCTTTCTCCTCTTTTGCTGGCTCTTCACGCTCCTAGTGATCGCCGCTTTCTGCGACATGGTCGCGGGGACCTTCAACGGGTTCGCGAAGGACGGCGCGGAAATCGTCCCGAACGCGGCCGCCGCATCGATTTCGCTCCTTTACATGGTCGTGGCCGTTTTTTTCGGCTTCTTCTTGAAGTACGCGAAGCCCTCGGCGGGCGTGCAGTTCGTGACGGGCGTCGTCCTCATGGTCGCGATGGTTGCGGCGGGGATCGCGTTTCCCGTCTTCGCGGACGCCGAAACCTGGCGCTACGTCGTCTTCGCGTACCTCTTTGCGGCGTCGGTCGTGCCGATGTGGGCCTTGAAAACCCCGCGCGACTACCTCTCGATGTTCCTTTTGATCGGGATGATCCTCTGCGCCGTGGCGGGTGTCTTCATTGAGAACCCCGAAATCCGCATGCCCGCCTTCACGAGCTTTGAGGTGAACGGCCTTGACATGTTCCCGATCCTTTTCGTCACGATCGCCTGCGGTGCGGTCTCGGGCTTCCACTCGCTCGTGAGCTCGGGTACGTCCTCGAAGATGGTCGCAAACGAGTCCGACATGCGTTTGGTCGGCTACGGCTCCATGTCCGTTGAAGTCGTGCTCGGCGTCGTGTCGCTCATCGTCGTCTGCGCGGCCGCGACGGACGGCGCTCTTCCCGCGGGTACGCCCTTCCAGATCTTCTCCACGTCGGTGGCGGGCTTTTTGACCAACATTTTCGGCGTGCCGCAGGATATCGCCGCCTGCATTCTGACGATGTGCGTGTCGGCTTTGGCTCTGACGTCGGTCGACGCCGTCGCCCGCATCGGGCGCATGTCGCTGCAGGAACTCTTCATGCCGGCGAAAGGCGAAGCGATGACGCCCGTGCGCAAGCTCTTCACGAACACGGTCTTTGCGACGACCCTCACGCTCCTGCTCGGCTACGCCCTCTGCATGGCGGGCTATATGTCGGTGTGGCCGCTTTTCGGCTCGGCCAATCAGCTTCTTTCCGCTCTCGTTCTGACGGGCCTTGCGGTCTTCCTGAAGGCGACGGGTCGCAAAGGCTGGATGCTCTACGGCCCGATGGCCGTGATGCTCGCCGTCACGATGACCGCTCTCGTTCAGCAACTCGTCAAGATCGCAGAGGCCCTCGCCTCGGGTAACTTCGTCTTCATGGTGCACGGCCTCCAGGGGATCCTTGCCGTTGCCCTCATCGTGCTCGCGGTGCTCGTCGTCTACCACTCGATCCTGAAGCTTCGCGAACCCGCTCGCGTGACGAAGGAAGAAGCGGCGGCGTGA
- a CDS encoding MFS transporter, whose product MSSSRKLRNPADIRTLFWLCWLVYGTSYLGRLNFSSAMVPLLDSGALTSVAAGWIQTAYFAAYGIGSLVNGLAGDRAHPRTMILTGLAGSAAVNALFALLTTAGDGGAASGVVASVGTFLPILLWGANGWLQSMIWAPIVRIFAVMLTPRDKLDCCINMVSSQVTGTLASYVFGAILLAVFPVESLFWMPALLLAGAAVAWVAVFPRLTARTGAFEKTVSVDAPRTETGKSVTEGTMKSTNKGRNKGTVAFLLTAGFGFLVFPALLHGTLKDGLVAWIPAFLADRFALSASSVLMLTTAVPIVNLSGAYIARALYRRTGERVERSAAILFLAGSVGLAVTTAAGSDAVMLSGMLPTLLLQCASIAGLAAATAAMMAVNSLLTAIYPLKFERSGRVSTVSGFLNALGYAGAALSMCATGSALDAVGWTGILALWTALTLLTSLAAFAGSLKVVSRREASPVDRPQRPTRPKEGSPRP is encoded by the coding sequence ATGTCCTCGTCGCGCAAACTCCGCAACCCCGCCGACATCCGCACGCTTTTTTGGCTCTGCTGGCTTGTCTACGGAACGTCCTACCTCGGTCGACTCAACTTTTCCTCCGCCATGGTGCCGCTTCTCGATTCGGGAGCGCTCACGAGCGTCGCCGCCGGCTGGATTCAAACCGCCTACTTCGCGGCCTACGGGATCGGGAGTCTCGTCAACGGCCTTGCGGGCGATCGGGCGCACCCGCGCACGATGATCCTGACGGGGCTTGCGGGCTCGGCCGCGGTGAACGCCCTCTTCGCGCTCCTCACGACGGCGGGCGACGGGGGAGCGGCGTCGGGCGTCGTCGCCTCGGTCGGCACGTTCCTTCCGATCCTCTTGTGGGGGGCAAACGGGTGGTTGCAGTCGATGATCTGGGCGCCGATCGTGCGGATTTTTGCGGTCATGCTCACTCCCCGCGACAAGCTCGACTGCTGCATCAACATGGTGTCTTCGCAGGTAACGGGGACGCTCGCCAGCTACGTCTTCGGGGCGATCCTGCTTGCGGTCTTTCCCGTCGAGAGTCTCTTCTGGATGCCTGCGTTGCTGCTTGCGGGCGCGGCGGTCGCCTGGGTTGCGGTTTTCCCAAGGCTCACGGCCCGAACGGGGGCATTTGAAAAAACCGTGAGCGTCGACGCGCCCCGCACCGAAACGGGGAAGAGTGTGACCGAAGGCACGATGAAGAGCACGAACAAAGGCAGGAACAAGGGCACGGTTGCCTTTCTTCTCACGGCGGGCTTCGGCTTTCTCGTCTTTCCGGCCCTTCTTCACGGGACGCTCAAGGACGGGCTCGTCGCCTGGATTCCCGCTTTTCTCGCGGACCGCTTTGCGCTTTCGGCCTCAAGCGTCCTGATGCTCACGACGGCCGTGCCGATCGTGAACCTTTCGGGCGCCTACATCGCACGAGCGCTTTACCGCCGTACGGGCGAGCGGGTCGAACGGTCGGCGGCGATCCTCTTTCTTGCGGGCTCCGTGGGGCTCGCCGTCACGACCGCGGCGGGGAGCGACGCCGTCATGCTCTCCGGCATGCTTCCGACGCTCCTTTTGCAATGCGCCTCGATCGCGGGCCTGGCCGCGGCCACGGCCGCGATGATGGCGGTGAATTCTCTCCTCACGGCCATCTACCCCCTGAAATTCGAGCGCTCGGGGCGTGTGTCCACCGTCTCGGGCTTTTTGAACGCACTCGGCTACGCGGGTGCGGCGCTTTCGATGTGCGCGACGGGATCGGCGCTCGACGCCGTCGGCTGGACGGGCATTCTCGCCCTTTGGACGGCGCTCACTCTATTGACGAGCCTGGCGGCCTTCGCGGGGTCGCTGAAGGTTGTCAGTCGCCGCGAAGCTTCTCCCGTCGATCGGCCGCAACGCCCGACGCGCCCCAAAGAAGGATCACCGCGCCCGTAA
- a CDS encoding MFS transporter, which produces MPTDRTELHENPTLRVLPRSNGLSSQDAPAHGARTSSESAGFAVLVATLLAVTLLMRGPVTAVGPLSEEIVGRLAIGYAEYGLLAALPIAVFGLVSFPAPGIGQRFGLKGAAAIAVLLLAAGSALRGVAFPEALWTGTLLVGAGIGLLNVVMPVVVKTWFAERLGLMMGIYTGVIGLSGSIGGLTAVPLARAFGGYEATMLAWAAAGLAGLLLWVAFARFPADGRGDARGAGGLSKGGIFGFGALLRDPLAWSLTAVMGLQSLLIYTVCAWMPAFWRSIGMTAEAGGFWIFVYLVSGLPASIGTARFMKACGNDARAALILTALYLFGACAWYWGETNVLWLVAGSVAAGAAQGSMLSVAFLLMAKKASNLGQMLAMSGLAQGAGYVAAGAGPWIFGALFERSAGFALSFLFTGAVILLWGASGVAADRREKLRGD; this is translated from the coding sequence ATGCCGACCGACCGCACCGAACTCCATGAGAATCCCACCCTCCGCGTCCTCCCCCGTTCGAACGGGCTTTCGTCGCAAGACGCTCCCGCGCACGGCGCACGAACGTCGTCGGAGTCCGCTGGTTTTGCAGTTCTCGTCGCGACGCTTCTGGCCGTAACCCTGTTGATGCGCGGCCCCGTCACCGCAGTGGGGCCGCTTTCGGAGGAGATCGTCGGGCGGCTTGCGATCGGTTACGCGGAGTACGGGTTGCTTGCGGCTCTTCCGATTGCGGTCTTCGGACTTGTCTCCTTTCCGGCGCCCGGCATCGGGCAGCGGTTCGGTCTCAAGGGAGCGGCGGCGATCGCCGTGCTCCTTTTGGCAGCGGGCTCGGCGCTGAGGGGCGTCGCCTTCCCGGAAGCCCTTTGGACGGGGACGCTTCTCGTGGGGGCCGGGATCGGACTTTTGAACGTTGTCATGCCCGTCGTCGTCAAGACGTGGTTTGCCGAACGGCTCGGCCTCATGATGGGGATCTACACGGGCGTGATCGGTCTCTCGGGATCGATCGGGGGGCTCACGGCCGTGCCGCTTGCACGGGCCTTCGGCGGGTACGAAGCGACGATGCTCGCTTGGGCGGCCGCGGGCCTTGCGGGGCTTTTGCTCTGGGTCGCCTTTGCGCGCTTTCCCGCGGACGGGCGGGGCGATGCGCGGGGTGCCGGGGGGCTTTCGAAGGGCGGAATTTTCGGCTTCGGCGCACTTCTTCGCGATCCCCTCGCCTGGAGCCTCACGGCGGTGATGGGCTTGCAGTCGCTTTTGATCTACACGGTCTGCGCCTGGATGCCCGCCTTCTGGCGTTCGATCGGAATGACGGCGGAAGCCGGGGGCTTTTGGATTTTCGTCTACCTCGTCTCGGGCCTTCCCGCCTCGATCGGAACGGCGCGCTTCATGAAGGCGTGCGGGAACGACGCGCGTGCGGCATTGATTCTGACGGCGCTCTACCTCTTCGGAGCATGCGCCTGGTATTGGGGCGAAACGAACGTTCTGTGGCTTGTTGCAGGGAGTGTCGCAGCCGGGGCGGCGCAGGGCTCGATGCTTTCGGTCGCCTTTTTGCTTATGGCCAAAAAGGCCTCGAACCTCGGTCAAATGCTCGCGATGTCGGGCCTTGCGCAAGGGGCGGGCTACGTCGCGGCGGGTGCGGGGCCGTGGATCTTCGGGGCGCTCTTTGAACGAAGTGCGGGCTTTGCGCTTTCGTTCCTCTTTACGGGCGCGGTGATCCTTCTTTGGGGCGCGTCGGGCGTTGCGGCCGATCGACGGGAGAAGCTTCGCGGCGACTGA
- a CDS encoding glycine zipper 2TM domain-containing protein → MKKSLALLPLAALCAAMLAGCAADGTAYRSDVYSSSSVNRAQEVTTVEIIAISPGRVAVSNTENRDRAQMTGAILGAIAGAALGSHNNHDTSSRVIGGLAGGAVGALAGDAVGGGSSTSFVEGVQLVYKTSTGRMLQSTQVGRPCEFKTGTAIMVSPSPSETRIQPNNPYGCPKN, encoded by the coding sequence ATGAAAAAATCGCTTGCTCTTCTCCCGCTCGCCGCTCTCTGTGCCGCCATGCTCGCCGGCTGCGCCGCCGACGGGACGGCCTATCGTTCGGACGTCTACTCTTCGAGCAGCGTCAACCGCGCTCAGGAAGTAACGACCGTTGAAATCATCGCGATTTCGCCCGGGCGCGTCGCCGTGAGCAACACCGAAAACCGCGACCGCGCGCAGATGACCGGCGCCATTCTCGGCGCCATCGCGGGTGCCGCGCTCGGCAGCCACAACAACCACGACACCTCGTCGCGCGTGATCGGCGGTCTCGCGGGCGGTGCCGTGGGCGCGCTCGCGGGCGACGCCGTCGGGGGCGGCAGCTCCACGTCCTTCGTCGAAGGCGTGCAACTCGTCTACAAGACCTCGACCGGTCGCATGCTGCAGTCGACCCAGGTCGGTCGTCCGTGCGAATTCAAGACGGGCACCGCCATCATGGTTTCGCCCAGCCCCTCGGAAACCCGCATTCAGCCGAACAACCCCTACGGTTGCCCGAAGAACTGA
- a CDS encoding FeoC-like transcriptional regulator: MTSIIDIRTYIREHPGVSLNELALHFKTSEPMMEVLLSRLIERGDVEAYERPKCTGSCCCSDDARQCYRPTRR, translated from the coding sequence GTGACTTCGATCATCGACATTCGCACCTACATTCGCGAGCACCCGGGCGTGAGCCTCAACGAGCTCGCGCTTCACTTCAAAACGTCGGAACCGATGATGGAAGTGCTCCTTTCCCGCTTGATCGAGCGCGGCGACGTCGAAGCGTACGAGCGCCCGAAATGTACGGGCTCGTGCTGCTGCTCGGACGACGCCCGTCAGTGCTATCGCCCGACCCGCCGCTGA
- a CDS encoding peroxiredoxin has translation MTLAESLQPGMPAPDFTLPDDTGTDVTLSSLRGRKVILYFYPKDNTSGCTLEAQNFRDRLADFEKLGYAIYGLSRDGVKTHCNFRAKHGLTFPLLSDREETVVKLYDVLKEKTMYGKKCFGIERSTFVIDENGILTHVLRKVNAKTHVDELYALLAG, from the coding sequence ATGACGCTTGCCGAATCCCTTCAGCCGGGCATGCCCGCTCCCGATTTCACGCTGCCCGACGACACCGGGACCGACGTGACGCTTTCCTCGCTTCGCGGCCGGAAAGTGATTCTTTACTTCTACCCGAAGGACAACACGTCGGGCTGCACGCTCGAAGCGCAGAACTTCCGCGACCGCCTCGCCGACTTTGAAAAGCTCGGTTACGCGATCTACGGCCTCTCGCGCGACGGCGTCAAGACGCACTGCAACTTCCGCGCGAAGCACGGCCTCACCTTCCCGCTTCTCTCCGACCGCGAAGAGACGGTCGTGAAGCTCTACGACGTGCTCAAAGAAAAGACGATGTACGGGAAGAAGTGCTTCGGGATCGAACGCTCGACCTTCGTGATCGACGAAAACGGCATCCTCACGCATGTCCTTCGCAAAGTGAACGCGAAGACCCACGTCGACGAGCTCTACGCGCTGCTCGCGGGCTGA